The following coding sequences lie in one Phalacrocorax carbo chromosome 3, bPhaCar2.1, whole genome shotgun sequence genomic window:
- the FOXN2 gene encoding forkhead box protein N2 isoform X2, with protein sequence MGPVTGMTPDKKAETPGAEKAAGLRQCHGMGSLPDAGDAGRPKATVVDRDSADDELTNLNWLHESTNLLTNFSLGSEGLPIVSPLYDIEGDSVPSFSPSCYQNPEKKSSTSKPPYSFSLLIYMAIEHSPNKSLPVKEIYSWILERFPYFATAPTGWKNSVRHNLSLNKCFRKVERSHGKVNGKGSLWCVDPEYKPNLVQALKKQPFPSALAFYTPPASPPRSASPHYLSSVLQQNHGRSLKESDIDAATAMMLLNTSIQQGMLDCEKPQPLKTPKKRSYGSAFNPPSSINLQENDSAATNIDPKEDHNYSASSMGSQRCASRSSMSSFSSLDEVYEFISKTSHDGSDGSEGFHSEVDTDVDYEDDPLGDSGYASQSCVDTSEENQPSNKALKELCQEIDEELKEAAGSLLHLAGIQTCLSSLISTAKTHCHKQRKK encoded by the exons ATGGGTCCAGTCACTGGAATGACTCCGGATAAGAAAGCTGAAACGCCAGGAGCAGAAAAAGCTGCAGGACTACGGCAGTGTCATGGGATGGGAAGCTTGCCCGATGCAGGCGATGCCGGCAGGCCGAAGGCCACTGTGGTGGACAGAGATTCAGCAGACGATGAGCTCACGAATTTGAACTGGCTGCATGAAAGTACTAACCTCCTAACAAACTTCAGCCTCGGAAGCGAGGGTCTTCCAATCGTTAGCCCCTTGTATGACATTGAGGGCGACAGTGTGCCATCCTTCTCGCCATCCTGCTACCAgaaccctgaaaaaaaatcctctactTCCAAACCCCCGTACTCTTTCAGCCTTCTCATTTACATGGCGATTGAGCATTCCCCCAACAAGAGCTTGCCAGTCAAAGAAATCTACAGCTGGATCCTGGAGCGCTTCCCCTACTTTGCCACAGCACCCACTGGCTGGAAGAACTCAGTCCGACACAACCTCTCCTTGAACAAGTGTTTCCGAAAGGTGGAGAGAAGCCATGGCAAG GTGAATGGAAAAGGTTCATTATGGTGCGTTGACCCAGAATATAAACCTAATCTTGTCCAAGCATTGAAAAAGCAGCCTTTTCCCTCAGCACTTGCATTTTATACTCCACCAGCGTCACCACCAAG gtcAGCGTCCCCCCACTACCTAAGTTCAGTCCTTCAGCAGAATCATGGCCGATCCCTCAAAg AATCCGATATTGATGCTGCTACTGCAATGATGCTGTTAAATACTTCCATTCAACAAGGGATGCTGGACT GTGAGAAACCTCAGCCTCTGAAGACACCCAAGAAGAGGAGTTACGGCAGTGCATTTAATCCTCCCAGTTCCATAAATTTGCAGGAAAATGATTCTGCGGCCACCAATATTGATCCAAAGGAGGATCACAACTACAGTGCCAGCAGCATGGGTTCCCAGCGCTGTGCATCTAGGTCCAGCatgtcttccttttcctcccttgaCGAGGTGTATGAATTTATCTCCAAGACCAGCCATGACGGAAGTGATGGCAGCGAAGGATTTCACAGCGAAGTGGATACAGACGTTGACTATGAAGATGATCCTCTTGGAGACAGTGGCTATGCATCACAATCTTGTGTAGATACCTCTGAGGAAAATCAGCCTAGCAACAAAGCACTCAAGGAGTTATGTCAAGAAATCGACGAGGAGttgaaagaagcagcagggtCTCTGCTCCACCTTGCTGGCATCCAAACGTGCTTGAGTTCCTTAATAAGTACTGCAAAGACCCACTGtcacaagcaaaggaaaaaatag
- the FOXN2 gene encoding forkhead box protein N2 isoform X1, whose product MGPVTGMTPDKKAETPGAEKAAGLRQCHGMGSLPDAGDAGRPKATVVDRDSADDELTNLNWLHESTNLLTNFSLGSEGLPIVSPLYDIEGDSVPSFSPSCYQNPEKKSSTSKPPYSFSLLIYMAIEHSPNKSLPVKEIYSWILERFPYFATAPTGWKNSVRHNLSLNKCFRKVERSHGKVNGKGSLWCVDPEYKPNLVQALKKQPFPSALAFYTPPASPPSRSASPHYLSSVLQQNHGRSLKESDIDAATAMMLLNTSIQQGMLDCEKPQPLKTPKKRSYGSAFNPPSSINLQENDSAATNIDPKEDHNYSASSMGSQRCASRSSMSSFSSLDEVYEFISKTSHDGSDGSEGFHSEVDTDVDYEDDPLGDSGYASQSCVDTSEENQPSNKALKELCQEIDEELKEAAGSLLHLAGIQTCLSSLISTAKTHCHKQRKK is encoded by the exons ATGGGTCCAGTCACTGGAATGACTCCGGATAAGAAAGCTGAAACGCCAGGAGCAGAAAAAGCTGCAGGACTACGGCAGTGTCATGGGATGGGAAGCTTGCCCGATGCAGGCGATGCCGGCAGGCCGAAGGCCACTGTGGTGGACAGAGATTCAGCAGACGATGAGCTCACGAATTTGAACTGGCTGCATGAAAGTACTAACCTCCTAACAAACTTCAGCCTCGGAAGCGAGGGTCTTCCAATCGTTAGCCCCTTGTATGACATTGAGGGCGACAGTGTGCCATCCTTCTCGCCATCCTGCTACCAgaaccctgaaaaaaaatcctctactTCCAAACCCCCGTACTCTTTCAGCCTTCTCATTTACATGGCGATTGAGCATTCCCCCAACAAGAGCTTGCCAGTCAAAGAAATCTACAGCTGGATCCTGGAGCGCTTCCCCTACTTTGCCACAGCACCCACTGGCTGGAAGAACTCAGTCCGACACAACCTCTCCTTGAACAAGTGTTTCCGAAAGGTGGAGAGAAGCCATGGCAAG GTGAATGGAAAAGGTTCATTATGGTGCGTTGACCCAGAATATAAACCTAATCTTGTCCAAGCATTGAAAAAGCAGCCTTTTCCCTCAGCACTTGCATTTTATACTCCACCAGCGTCACCACCAAG taggtcAGCGTCCCCCCACTACCTAAGTTCAGTCCTTCAGCAGAATCATGGCCGATCCCTCAAAg AATCCGATATTGATGCTGCTACTGCAATGATGCTGTTAAATACTTCCATTCAACAAGGGATGCTGGACT GTGAGAAACCTCAGCCTCTGAAGACACCCAAGAAGAGGAGTTACGGCAGTGCATTTAATCCTCCCAGTTCCATAAATTTGCAGGAAAATGATTCTGCGGCCACCAATATTGATCCAAAGGAGGATCACAACTACAGTGCCAGCAGCATGGGTTCCCAGCGCTGTGCATCTAGGTCCAGCatgtcttccttttcctcccttgaCGAGGTGTATGAATTTATCTCCAAGACCAGCCATGACGGAAGTGATGGCAGCGAAGGATTTCACAGCGAAGTGGATACAGACGTTGACTATGAAGATGATCCTCTTGGAGACAGTGGCTATGCATCACAATCTTGTGTAGATACCTCTGAGGAAAATCAGCCTAGCAACAAAGCACTCAAGGAGTTATGTCAAGAAATCGACGAGGAGttgaaagaagcagcagggtCTCTGCTCCACCTTGCTGGCATCCAAACGTGCTTGAGTTCCTTAATAAGTACTGCAAAGACCCACTGtcacaagcaaaggaaaaaatag